A single Xenopus laevis strain J_2021 chromosome 3S, Xenopus_laevis_v10.1, whole genome shotgun sequence DNA region contains:
- the mesd.S gene encoding LRP chaperone MESD, with product MAAMGFRVIFLLCIAVLVGLSAAAEKTKKKKKDIRDYNDADMARLLEQWEEDDDIEEGDMPEHKRPPAPVDFSKIDPNNPESVLQMTKKGKTLMIFATVSGDPTEKETEEITSLWQGSLFNANYDIQRFIVGSNRAIFMLRDGSFAWEVKDFLVKQERCADVTVEGQVYPGKGGDGSSTSTNQSKPQKKKNGEKKKAKSSTESNRASSPKEDL from the exons ATGGCAGCTATGGGCTTCCGAGTGATATTTCTGCTGTGCATTGCAGTGCTTGTCGGCCTTTCGGCGGCTGCAGAGAAaacgaagaagaagaagaaagatatTCGTGATTACAATGATGCGGACATGGCCAGGCTGCTGGAGCAGTGGGAG GAAGATGACGATATTGAGGAGGGGGACATGCCTGAGCACAAAAGACCTCCGGCCCCAGTGGATTTCTCAAAGATTGATCCAAATAACCCAGAGAGTGTCTTACAAATGACCAAGAAAGGCAAAACCCTGATGATCTTTGCTACAGTGTCTGGAGACCCAACAGAAAAGGAAACCGAGGAGATCACCAGTCTGTGGCAGGGCAGCCTGTTTAATGCCAACTACGATATCCAGAG ATTCATTGTTGGCTCCAACCGTGCGATTTTCATGCTCCGTGATGGAAGTTTCGCTTGGGAGGTTAAGGACTTCCTTGTAAAACAGGAACGCTGTGCTGATGTGACTGTGGAAGGACAAGTGTACCCTGGCAAAGGAGGAGATGGTAGTTCAACATCCACCAATCAGAGCAaaccacagaaaaagaaaaatggagaaaagaaaaaggcaaagtcATCCACAGAAAGTAACCGAGCTTCCTCACCAAAGGAGGATTTATGA
- the tlnrd1.S gene encoding talin rod domain-containing protein 1, which translates to MASGGSGSARSSLPSGAASQPRKKLLTICERCKNKMQLVADLLLLSSEPRPVSPESSLQFGEAFEKCRDTVIARTKGLSILTHDVQSQLNMGRLAEVGDTVQEMGDLVVSLIELSAHAAYLAAVEVPGSQAAQAGLVDRYKVTRCRHEVEQSCATLRSVPLSELTPQLLLEVSQNLSMNLKTLTDASVAASDKSRDKFAREQFKLGVKCMSTSASALLACVREVKSSPSELSRNRCALFSGPLVQAVHALVGFATEPQFLGRAAILNPEGKAVQTAVLGGAMSVVSACVLLTQCLRDITQLSDSSSKMTDYKDRLRSSACAVSDGCNLLSQALRERSSPRTLPPVNTNSVKSL; encoded by the coding sequence ATGGCTAGCGGCGGCTCCGGCTCAGCCCGGTCCTCTCTTCCTTCCGGAGCAGCGTCCCAGCCGCGCAAGAAACTGCTGACCATCTGCGAGCGGTGTAAGAACAAGATGCAGCTGGTGGCCGACCTTCTTCTTCTGTCCAGCGAGCCGCGGCCTGTCAGCCCGGAGAGTTCGCTTCAGTTCGGAGAGGCGTTCGAGAAGTGCCGGGACACGGTGATCGCCCGCACCAAAGGCCTGTCCATCCTCACTCACGATGTGCAGAGTCAGCTGAACATGGGCCGCTTGGCTGAGGTGGGAGACACGGTGCAGGAGATGGGCGACTTGGTGGTGTCTCTGATCGAGCTGTCGGCGCACGCCGCTTATCTGGCTGCCGTGGAGGTTCCCGGCTCTCAGGCCGCTCAGGCCGGGCTTGTGGACCGATACAAAGTGACCCGGTGTCGGCACGAAGTGGAGCAGAGCTGTGCCACCCTGCGGAGCGTGCCCTTGTCTGAACTGACCCCGCAGCTGCTGCTCGAAGTCTCCCAGAACCTGTCCATGAACCTGAAGACTCTGACGGACGCCAGCGTAGCGGCCAGCGACAAGTCCCGCGACAAGTTCGCCAGGGAGCAGTTCAAGCTGGGGGTGAAGTGTATGAGCACCAGCGCCTCCGCGCTCCTCGCCTGCGTCAGGGAAGTGAAGTCGTCCCCCAGCGAACTGTCGCGCAACCGCTGCGCTCTCTTCAGCGGGCCCCTGGTGCAGGCCGTGCACGCGCTGGTGGGTTTCGCCACAGAACCGCAGTTCCTCGGGAGAGCCGCCATTCTGAACCCAGAGGGCAAAGCTGTGCAGACGGCCGTACTAGGAGGTGCCATGAGCGTGGTGTCTGCCTGCGTCCTCCTCACCCAGTGCCTCAGGGATATAACGCAGCTCTCTGACAGCAGCAGCAAGATGACCGACTACAAGGACAGGCTGAGGAGCTCGGCCTGCGCGGTCTCTGATGGCTGCAATCTGCTCTCTCAGGCGCTGAGGGAAAGGTCCTCGCCCAGGACTCTGCCGCCGGTCAACACCAATTCTGTGAAATCTCTTTAG